The region ATAAAGAATATTATGATGCAACTTTATTTCAAGCTTTTCTTAACAGCTTTTTAAAACCCGCTTCGAATGTATTTCAAAATCTTTCAATTGCCATTATAATCTGGTATGGAATGGGCAAAATTGCAAATGGAGCACTTCAAATTGGAGTTTTATATGCTTTTACAACTTATATAAGACAGTTCTTCGACCCTGTATCAGATCTTGCAGATAGCTACACCTCAATACAATCAGCCATGGTATCCGCTGACAGGATTTTTGAACTCTTAGACCAAAAGCCTATTCTTGAAAAACTTCACTATGGAATTCCAATGAAACACATGGAGGGAAAAGTGGAATTTAAAAATGTATGGTTTTCATACAACAATAAAGATTGGATACTTAAAGATTTAAGCTTTACTATAAATAAGGGTGAAACTGCTGCCTTTGTCGGTGAAACCGGAGCTGGTAAAACAACTATAATAAGTCTCATCAGCGGTTTTTATAAGATTCAAAAGGGCGAAATATTAATTGATGGAATAAATATTAATACTGTAAAACCTGCGGATTTAAGAAGAAATGTTGCTGTAGTACTTCAGGATGTCTTCTTATTCTCTGGAGACATTGAAAAAAACATCACTTTAAACGATGAAATAAATGATGATTTAATTGAAAAAGCTGTAAAAAACTCATATACATCTAAATTTATAGAAACAATGCCTAATAAAATTCATGAACCTGTTATGGAAAGAGGAAGTACTTTTTCTGCAGGTCAAAGACAACTTCTATCTTTTGCAAGAGCTATAGCTCATAATCCTTCTATATTTGTTTTAGACGAAGCTACTGCAAACATAGATACGCATACAGAAAAGCTAATTCAAAAAGCTATAGAAAATATTACAAAAGAGAAAACAACTTTAGT is a window of Clostridium pasteurianum DNA encoding:
- a CDS encoding ABC transporter ATP-binding protein codes for the protein MKSTENSSKMKTQKPAKSKSLKRLLKLTLPHMKKIILAAICVLLVNTAELIKPYILKIVIDDFLVAKKPQTGLYSITSMGILYFLIVAFGGFFAISEANLINKAGQMIMKTLRGSVFQTIQLLPLSYIDKTSSGRLITRATNDVEALSELYTDVIISLFQDVFLLIGIVYAMLSMNVKLSLVSFSVIPVMLFIIFALRTKVKKNFKIMKKLIGKINGFMAENISGMRLVQIFRGEKEKKKEFLGLNKEYYDATLFQAFLNSFLKPASNVFQNLSIAIIIWYGMGKIANGALQIGVLYAFTTYIRQFFDPVSDLADSYTSIQSAMVSADRIFELLDQKPILEKLHYGIPMKHMEGKVEFKNVWFSYNNKDWILKDLSFTINKGETAAFVGETGAGKTTIISLISGFYKIQKGEILIDGININTVKPADLRRNVAVVLQDVFLFSGDIEKNITLNDEINDDLIEKAVKNSYTSKFIETMPNKIHEPVMERGSTFSAGQRQLLSFARAIAHNPSIFVLDEATANIDTHTEKLIQKAIENITKEKTTLVIAHRLSTIRNADKIIVLKHGKILEIGNHNTLMKEEGYYKKLVCESTKAS